In Brachypodium distachyon strain Bd21 chromosome 5, Brachypodium_distachyon_v3.0, whole genome shotgun sequence, the genomic window GCACCATTTTTCGCATACATGTCGAGCAGGCTTCCGGAGGAACATATATTCCCTTCATAACCACTTTTTACCACTTGAGCATGGAGCATCTCTCCTTGTTTAAGACCTGCAAGCTCTGCCGTGGAATTCAAAGCACTGCTCAGAGAGAAGCTGTCAACCTTGTACCCTTCCTGAAGCATGCTAACGAAGTACTTCAAGGCCAATTCACACTCGCCCAACAAAGAGTGGCCTGCAACCATCTCGGTCCACACAATCACATCTAGCTGTTAATCTCATCGACTTGTTAATTAGGTCTATCTTTACTAGCTATAGCTAGTACTGGAAACAAGATCAAGATTACTTACCCAAACTAGTTTTGGTTGCCTTTAATTTCCTGGTCGATTTACAAAACAAAGTCACAGTGGAGGCCTTGCACGTACGAACATTATTTGAGGATAACTTGCTCATCGATCGATATCCCTCTAGCAAAGGCGTCGTATCGTGTGAATCCACGCAGTCTGGTGCATCCCTGCATCCAACGCGTTCCAGCCGTTCGATCTACGTCCAATGCCTCCAATGTAAAGCACggaatttttgcaaaaacctGCCCGCAGCCTCCATTAGTCAGGTCTCTATTTTTGCCAAAGAGTGAAATACACCGCAAGTCCATAAACTTGCCAATGAACACTTTAATCCACGAATTCAGAAAATGCACACTTAAATCCCTAAACTGagactactgtgtcactttattTCAAAATGGTTCGGCGAGGGttaaacacgccacgtggccgccacgtcgACTTCGGCCAGGACCACAGGCTGATACTTGATTTTCTCAGgatttatttttgcaaaatcaccatgctCGAACCGCCCGCAAGGGGCAAGACCTTCGTGCCCAGACGGGGATCCTGGCCCTCGAGAACCAcgtcgttgccgccgccgcgtcgcctaAGGTTGTTATCAAGCCCACAACCTAAGGGGTTGCCGAAGCCGACGTAGCGGCCACAtggcgtgtttaagcctcgccgaaccatttttggactaaagtgatacgctagtcccagtttaggggtttaagtgtgcgcTTTTCGAGTTAATGGACTaatgtgttcatttttgccgagtttatggactagtggtgtatttcactctttgccaaaaaaaaaaccaggcAACACGTCCTTCTCTCCCTCAGTCCCTCCACGATTCCACATCCTCAGCGCCAACATCCGTTTAGGGCTGGCCGTCGTGCAGATCGATCAGCATGACGATCACCACGattactgtcgcaccagtggcccTCGGGGCCCCACGGATGtgtgacgcgtgggtcgcgaTGGAGGTTCTCGGGAAGGTGAGGTAACCGGACGCACGTGCCCCGGGAGCTACACCGGCATGGAGGGATTGTCCTTCCCGGCAAGCAGAACCGGCCCCGGCAGCCTAGGGGtcacccggcaacctcccgcctagcctgacaggtggggggAGGCGGAGAACAGTGATAGCAggcgcatttaatgcaccgacaggttTGGGGCTTTCTACCCTTGACTTCTTTGGCAAGCCTACCGGGGTGGCTTGCGACACGTGACACCGCATGTAACAGTGCTCTCCTTACTGCATGAAGCACAGCGTGGCACGGACAGGGAACCCTTGTCTTTTCTGTCTCGACACGTGCACGGCCGCATGTCCTCTGGTAAAACCTAGTTCGCactggcacctgtggtatctccttgtgtataaaaggagagCCAATACCACAGGTCAAGGGGTTCGGCTTTTACAAGGTTAGGTTGGACTCTGGATCAGTTCAGATGACTATTAGCTCTAGCTTTCCCTCTCGACGGGAAGGCCGGTTGATCTTAGACTAGGGAGAGCACTAAGAGAGGGCAGCTTGGTGAGAAGCCAAGTGACTTGTAAGAATCACCATTTTCATTGGAATATATacacagaagcaggacgtagggttttacacctcacggtggcccgaacctgggtaaaatcTGGTTGCATAAGCTACGTTACTTCGTCACGTCGGCGACCGCCGGAGGCGATCCTCAgtgccctccaccgaaccaaaaagggggtgcacAGCATCCCCCGTGCCGGGGACTCGGGCCTCGACAATTACCGACGGCGAACTTGCTTGTACAGCGACCGAGGGAACCAGCTTGACCTCCTCCCCTCCGAGATCACCATGCAGCGATGTTGAGACTCATGGTCTTTTCCCTGATCCATTTCTCCAAAGCCCTCCTAGTGCAGAACATGGCTTCACTTGCAAGCACTAACTAGCATGTATCATAGCAGCACATCAGTTTGAAACTGTAGTCGGCAACAGGCTGAAACTaacacagaagaagaacaaggctGAAACAAAATTCCCATTCACCAACTACTTGCAATTTCCATTCATCGATGACATGTTATTAACAAGGGAAGCTATATCTGGGTACTcacagagaagaagaagaattgaaATCAACAAGACCTAGCTGTGTTAAacaagaacagaaaaaaaataaggattGGCTTGTCGTCACCGCCATAgcatgggagagagagatcgcCGGCGTCGTCGGGGGGACTCTTTGGATGGGGTCTTCCGCCTCGACATCCCCAGATCCATGCCTCAGGCGCAGTGGTTATCTCCGGTGATGGCCGTCGGCATGGGAATCGTCGGAGCTgtagcattttttttgaaggaatcGTCGGAGCTGTAGCAATCATGGATGGAGGGATTGGGGGAGAATTGGAATCGTGGAGGGACTGAGGGAGAGAAGCACATGTTGCCTGTGGGGGGATTTTGGCAAAAATAGAGACCTGACTAATGGAAGCTGCGGGCaggtttttgcaaaaattccGTGCTTTACATTGGAGGCATTGGATGTAGATTGAACGGCTGGAATACGTTGGATGCAGGGATACACTGGGCCGTGTGGATTCACACGATACGAGCCGGCCTGGGCATATGGTGCATCAATCGGTTAACGGGCCGGCCTGATCCTTTTTCACTTTCGCAGCATATTGGCGGAGCTCTCAATCTATTGACTTCCTTTGATACTATGATGTGGTGCCGTTCACCTGGTCGTTTGGGCCCGGTTCCTATCTCGCTGGTGCGTGGGCTCGGATATGTGTTGGTTCGGTTCGATGCCTGTGGGTCCGGCCTGAAGATTTAGCTCCCGGGTTGACCCCTCCTGGCTGGGCAAGAAGTCAGGCCGGGCGggcatatttttgtttggcgtGGCCACAAAAAATTCTCTCGAGTTGGCTAAAAGGAATTGCATGCCCAATTGTTGCGTATTCAAAATTTGGAGGCCTCCTATTTGGCATTCGGCAAAGGCTTTGGAATGAAAGCTCCGCCCAAGATGGCAAGGAGGAAGCTTCGAGTGTGAAGACCGAAGAAGGTTGGTTGAATATAACGAACTTATCTGACGGAGAATCAAAGATGGCCCATATCAATTAGCTTGTTAATTTTGTACCTATCTTGTGCAAAGTAGCCCAATAGTTTTGCAAGTTGGGCTGGGCCCTAACCTAAACCTAAGGAAGGAAGGATAGATCGCGGCCCACACGAGCCCCCacctctctctatatatacatcTCGTCTCGTGTTAAATTGCAGTCCACAGAAATTTCTCATTTTCCCTGGCGATTGATGGCGGCTCTTCTTGGGAGGAGGCTCCGTGGCTCCGCGCTCCAGCCAACGCCTGTTGGCCTGCACTTCTTGCCGAGGCTCAGCCACGCCCACGCCCACGCCCAGGTATCACCAATCCAATTGGCATCTCAATTTTACCCTATCTTAATTTCCGTTTGAAACAACAAGCTGCATTTGTTAGTTTGATCGACTGATCTTAGTTAGGTCTCGATCTCTTTTCTGTTGGATCAAGATTACTTGCCCAAAGTGTATATACATATAGCAGTATTGATCGAGCGGCCTagttaccctttttttttctccgacAGATTGGctcttaatttttattttattttttgcgggAAAGATTGGCTCTTAATTTAAAGGCATTCAGCACGTAACGATCCGATGGATtgtaagagcatctctagcagcTACCGATCTGGGGCGTCTGAATTGAACGAGTTCGGTATCTGCTCGGACCATTTTTTAGGCCCAACACCGAAAACGGAGttcgggccggcccagttcAGTAgctgctagagatgctctatGTTGGACTGGCTGGATCCTAATAacctaagagcatctccaatgggCTATCTCAAAGCTATCCCAAATGTTTTATTTGGAGCATATGGACATTTTGCCCCCAAAATCATCTCCCAATGGCATCCCCTAAACGGACAAAATGTCATGTTTGTCCGGACACATCCTCCAAACTTGCCCCAAATTTGGGGGAGGTTTGGGGTGTCCGGACAATGTCTGGTGCTCTCTTTGTCCGCCCCAACCCCACAACAAGAGAtgggaaaaggagagaaaaaagtgAAAAGGTGAAGAGAAAGaataaaaagaaggaaaagctAATTTGGGATAGAAATTTGGGGGATGTGGTTGAGTGATGAGGGTGGACATGAGGAGGACATATGTCCATTTGCTCTTCCAAATAACCAAAATAGAGATTTTTTGATAAAATTTAGAAGATCCCATTGGAAATGCTCTAACCTAAGAAAGGAAGAATATATTAGACCACGACCCTAATAGCCTAATGACCTAACCTAAGGATGAAGAATAGATTAATCGGCTCGGCGGcggaaggaagaagaacaacacCTGGTAGAAATCCAATCCGCCCACCGAAATTTCCCTTCTCATACTTTGACGATCCATGGCGGCTCTTCTTCGCCTCTTCTTGCCGAATATTGCAATCCAGCCCAGATCAATATTACTTACTCAGATTAAGTAGTTAATTACCTTTAATTCCGTGGttgatttaaaaaaacaagTCACAGTGGAGGCATTCCCTTGTATAAACATTATCTGAGGATAGCTTGCTCATCGATCGATATCCCTCTAGCAAATAGCAACACGtcgaaccatgcatgcatgcatctcccCTATTAGTTTCCTTGCTGCACTTCATATCATAGTGACATAGTACGAAATAATCTACttactccgtccaacaaaaaatgtctgtatagatgcatttaaatttgatcaaagttgagacatcttttgttgaacggaaggagtattcaACTTGCACGAAAAAGAATTTGAACGACCAGGGATGTTAATCCTGGTCATAGAATATGTGAATCTCAATTGCTGCAGTGCATGCTGCCGGTAGGCGCTAGCGACGCCGATCTCGCCGCCAATCGCCAGACACGTGTGGTCGAGCAGGTAGGAAGGAATCGACCTCCATGTTCCAAACTCGGCCCATTGGCTGATTGGCCCAAAAAGGCCCAATAGCCAAAACCCAATTCGatcttttctctcttcctttccgttcctttcctttcctttggCCAGCCATCTCGATCTCTTTTGTTTGCACAGCACAGTCGAGTCGGCGGAGGCGCAAAGCCAGCGATCGAGTCGAGGAGAAACCAAAAAACACCCAGCCGCAAGGTAAGAATCCACCGAAATCTCTTTATTTTAACATGTTATAGCCTGCTCACTtcaattcataataagtgtcttgaatTTAGCACAAACTTGTAAACTTGTATGATTTCTCGGCCCGtagcgatcgatcgatcgattatTGTTTGCAGGCGAGGCGACGATCGATGGCAGCTCTTGTTGGGAGGAGGCTGGGTGGCTCCGTGCTTCAGCCAACGCAGGCGACAActcgcctcctcttcttccccgggCTCATCCACTCCCAGATCCACATAGTACGTAGTATATATCACAGATCTCAATTGCCGGATGCTTATTCTTCCCGTGCAAATATCTCATGCAAATCAAGGATCTTGCTGCTCTTTCCCTACGTTTGAAACAACAAGCTCAAGATTACTTAATTACCCAAAGTATATATACTTAGCAGTATTGAGCAGCCTAGCGTTCAGGCTATAATTTacaaaacaaatcacagtCTAAATATTACCTGCTGAGGATAACTCGCTCATCCTTCCAGCAAATATTGACAACTCAGATGTTAAGTTTGCTGCTACCGTTGCGTCGATCCCCTCTTCATGCTACTacttccgattcataaaaaatgccGTACACTTGATGCataatttgtactaacttagtataaAATGAGCGACATTTTTTGTGAATAATTTATTCAATTTGCACGCCCGCCACTGTATTAGCACAACCAAACATGTCTGAAATctttcctagctagctagtcacATGCAGTATCTATGTATGCATGATTCTGTTAGATCGATAACAGTCTTCTTCGTTTCATCGTTGCTAATTAAGAATATAATAATCTGgatcatttttctttgttagaTGGATGATTCTCCAGCAAGCCAAATCCAGCAGAAGAAAGACGAGCTGTACGATTTGTTAGATAAGCAGAAGAGGCTTACCTGTCAGAATGGCCGGTTGATGCACAATCTTTCTGTGCAAATTAATCCAAGACCAGACGACCTTAGATGGTCGGTACAATTAAGTTGATGAGGCTCTCTAGCTAGATGTTAATTTCTTTCATTGGTTAATTAGTTTCCTCTTTGACATGAATCTTTATAATCCCATCTATAGGCATGGGTTCCGAATAAGGAAACGCTTGGACTATGTGGTGGATGCGGTCATGCATTCTACGATTTTCATCCTACTTTTTGGTGCTTGGCTTTCATGGAATGAAGAAAGCTCTGCTGAAGATGGGAAGGAGGAAGCTCTGGGTGTGAAGAACACGCAAGAACAAGGGCGTAGATAGGTGAATGTTCTACTGCCAGTACTTTTTGTCACCGTAGCGCCATTGTTGTCCTAGCTAGGGCCTTGCTCTGGCTCCACCACTTATCAAGAAGGTTGAAGATAACTGTTTATGATACCTACTAGTAGAACTTAAGCTCAAGTAATAGATTGTGCTATCAGGACGACTGCCTATGGTTGCATTGCTACTGCTATATATCTTTGTGGACGACTAATGTGCAATGGTGGTACGCTATATATCTTGTGTGCTTGAGGAAATTTCCTGATTGACACCAGAGTTGGCAATTCTTtacaatgtttttttcttcctaaATGGAATTTGTACATTCATACGTGTATATGCCCTCTATAAAAAGGCCGCCGACACACTACTTATGCAGTTAGGCCTGGTTCTCTTCTCAAAACGGTTTCTCCGTGAAGTTGTCCTTCTCTAGCTTTCTAGAGAAACCGATCCACATCTGGAAAGCGGCTTTTTAAGGAAGTTGGGGCCGGTTAAATACCCAAACTATTATCACAAGGTGAGAAAATGAACAACAtctcgtttggcacccatcatttgagCCTAGAATTCTGGAATTCATCTTGAATTCTAGAAacgaacttgtttggttggcatggAGTTGACCATAGGaattcaatttcaaatttcatggaattgcACTTTAACTAACTCCAATTCGTCtccaaaagccatcatttctctggaattgtctCACAATTCAAATCCACGTGGCAGGCAAACACGATTTTGAACAAGAAATTCAAACTGAACCAAATGAAACCCTACCagaaattggatttcatttcatttctatcaaatgaaatgaaacgatGGTTGACAAACAGGACAGAAATTGAGATataggaaaaagaaagttACTCGTACAAATTATTTGAAGAAACTGTACAAAAAGAGTTTTCTCGTGAACCCGTGGactatataattttttttgggaacGCAAACTTGCATTAACTAGTAGACGAAGCCATATCGCTCGCCACCAATGAGATTAAATCAGCATGGGCACCCTCCACAAGTAGAAAGGTTCCTTCTTTCCGCTTTGGTTGTAACCTACCAAGGGACAATCTATAAATTTAATGTTTCCAAATTAGCACCATTAGCAGCATTTGATCAAGGAAACTTCAGTCAAGCTGTATCAAACAAATTATGGAGGTGGAAGTTGTTAAGTGTATCAAAACTCCTCTTCCTATTAGATCGGTCTTTTAGGTGAGATGGTTAGATAGGGTACCTTAACCGTGCTAGCTTGCTACTGCCGTAGTTATTGGCGCAGTCTGCCCTAAACATTCGTGTTTTCTCTCTTTGTGTTAATTTTCTTCTATGTTTTTTATGCGTTTGTGTTTGTAACCGGGAATCTTAGGTGTTCAGTTGCTCTCTATCTATACTTgtttagatgtcatgcacgtgcaACGTACAGGCAGTGTCTAGATTCAACGGCACCATCATCGAGATGTTGATGCTTGATGCATCGCGTTCTTACTGTGTGGTATGTGGTTAACTTTCTGTTTTTGGAGCGGTGCGTGGGCGTGGCAGCCGTGAGTCACAAGGACAAATGGTGGGGGCCACGGGCTGAGGCTGGTCCGTCAAAGTCGTGGGGGTGCCGCCTAATTCGCCAATGGGACGTGGTTGCCAACGTCGATTTTGACAAAACAGACCTCGAGGGCAAACAAATTCATCAGATGAACCTGGTGCGAAACATTTTCACAGGGATAACCCTTTTGTGTAGCGCCCGATAGTAAGGCGTTAAACTTGGATACACAGCGCCGAACAGTGGTGCGTTAACAGGGTGCCACCGTGTCAAGTCTCAGCCAGCGTGGACTATAGTCTCAGCCAGCTGGACTATGGGGACCCACTGTGATGCACCCTTAGCACCTAGAAGTAGGGCGCTGAAGTACTATGTTTAGCGCATAGTAGTTAGGCGCTACATAATCGCGGCATAAAACCTTATCCCATCCCGAACTCTACCTTGCTCGCATTTCGTTCTTCCCCACCGACGGCGCAAGAACAGACCGGGCACGGCTCATATTTCGCCCCCccatcccccccccctcccaaACATCTAAATGAGAGAGTGAGAGCTTGGTGGGTCGATTTCGCCCCATCCCCCCAAAGCTTCTTGCTGCAAGGTAGCATCATcatttcttttgctttttatTTGTGCTAGCAGGTTGGATTTTGTAGCTAGGGTGCTGTGATGTTTCCATTTTTAGGTTAAGGTTGGAGGTTAGCATCCCATGGTCTCAAAATCGGgtgggaacccaaaaaacgtggtcTATAGCGcacgaaaacggccgaaacggtgatttttctgacccATGCCAAAACTacccgaaaccgtgtacccggggtcacggtatTTCAAACTCGGCTGGGAACccaaaaacgtgggctatagcccacggaAAATGCCGAAACAGTGAGTTCTTTTTACCCGGACCGAAACTGCCCGAAATagtgtacccggggtcacggtatctcaaaatcggccgggaacccaaaaaacgtgggttGGCCCACGAAAACGTCTAAAagtgtaatttttttgaccCGGGCCGAAACTGCCTTAAACCGTAtacccggggtcacggtatctctaattcggccgggaacccaaaaaatatgggttaggcCATGAAAACGGTTGAAACGATGATTTTTTTGACCCAGGCCAAATTTGACCGAAACCGTGTACAAGGgctcacggtatctcaaaatcggtcGGGAACcgaaaaaacgtgggctatagcccatgAAAACGGTTCAatctgtgatttttttgaccCGGGCCAAAACTGCCcaaaaccgtgtacccggggtcCTGGTATCTCAAATTCGgtcgggaacccaaaaaacgtggtcCATAGCCCATgaaaacggccgaaacggTGATTCGTCTGTTTTGGCCGAAACTGCCCAAAACCGTGTACCtggggtcacggtatctcaaactcggtcgggaacccaaaaaacgtggggtATAGCCCAGgaaaacggccgaaacggTGAGTTTTCTGACCCGGACCGAAACTGCCTGAAACCGTGAACtcggggtcacggtatctcaaaacaaaaacatgggCTATAACCCACGAAAACGGTCGAAACTGTGATTTTTCTAAGCCGGGGCGAAACTGCCCAAAACTGTATACCCGGGGTCACGGTTTCTCAAATGcggccgggaacccaaaaaaaatgGGCTATAGCCTTGAACATGGCCGAAACGGTGGTTTTTTCTAACCCGTGCCGAAATTGACAtaaaccgtgtacccggggtcacgcTATCTCAAATTCGgcaacccaaaaaacgtgggtccatgaaaacggccaaaacggtgatatTTCTGACGCGGGGCGAAACTGCCCAAAACCGTAtacccggggtcacggtaacccaaaaaacatgggttagcccacgaaaacggctaCGATGAGTTTTTTGACTCGGGCCGAATTTGTCCGAAACCGTGTACAAGGGgccacggtatctcaaaatcggtcAGGAACCCAAAagcgtgggctatagcccacgaaaatgTCTTAAACTATGATTTTTCCGACCCGGGCCGAAACTGCCCAAAGCCGTGTACCCCgagtcacggtatctcaaattcggccgggaacccaaaaaacatgggatagcccacgaaaacggcggAAACGGTGATTTTTGTGACCCGGGCCGAATTTGGCCGAAACCGTGTACAAGGGTTCAcagtatctcaaaatcggccggaaacccaaaaaacgtgggctatagcccacgaaaatgTCTTAAACTATGATTTTTCTTACCCAGGGCGAAACTggccgaaaccgtgtaccccgtgtcacggtatctcaacaTCGGTCGGGAaccccaaaaaacgtgggctataacCCACGAAAAAGGCCGAAACTGTGATTTTTCTAACCCGGGGCGAAACTGCCCAAAACCGTATACCCGGGGTCATGGTTTCTCAAATTTggccgggaacccaaaaaacacgggttatagcccacgaaaacggccgaaacggTGAGTTTTCTGACCCGGACTGAAACTGCCCGAAATAGTGTACTCGGGGTCACGGTTTCTCAACATCCctcgggaacccaaaaaacatgCGTTAGCCTACGAAAATGGCTAAAACGGTGAGTTTTCTGAACCGGACCAAAACTGCCCGAAATAGTGTACacggggtcacggtatctcaaaatcgggcgggaacccaaaaaacgtgggctatagcccaagAAAATGTCTTAAACTATGATTTTTCTGACCCGGCTGAAACTGCCTTAAATCGCGAGTTCTCTGAACCGGACAGAAAGTGCCGGAAACAGTGCACacggggtcacggtatctcaaaatcggacgggaacccaaaaacgtgggctatcgCCCACGAAAATcgccgaaaccgtgtaccccgggtcacggtatctcaacaTTGgtcgggaacccaaaaaacgtgggctataacCCAGGAAAATGTCTTAAACTATGATTTTTCTAACCCGGGGCGAAACTGCCCAAAACCGTATACCCTGGGTCACGGTTTCTCAAATTCGGCCGGGAACCCTGAAAACACGGgttatagcccacgaaaacggcggaaacggtgatttttctgacccGGGCTGAAATTGACATAAACGATGTACCTTGGGTCACGCTATCTCAAAATCGTCCAGGAACCCCAAAAAAGTGGGCTATATATATaacccacgaaaacggccgaaacggtgatttttctgacccGGGTCGAATTTGGCCGAAACCGTGTACAaggggtcacggtatctcaaaatcggttgggaacccaaaaaacgtgggctatagcccacgaaaacggccgaaacAGTGATTTTTCTGACCCGGCCGAAACTGCCTTAAATcgtgtacccggggtcacggtatctcaaactCGGCCGGGAACtcaaaaacgtgggctattgCCCACGGAAACGGTCGAAACGGTGAGTTTTCTGAACCGGACCGAAACTGCTCGAAACAGTGCACCCGGGGTCACGCTATGTCAAAATCGGTCGGGAACccaaaaacgtgggctatagcccacgaaaatgTGTTAAAATCTGATTTTTCCTACCCGTGCCGAAACTggccgaaaccgtgtacctcGTGTCACAGTATCTCAACATCGgtcgggaacccaaaaaacgtgggctataacCCACGAAAATGGCCGAAACTGTGATTTTTCTAACCCGGGGCGAAACTGCCAAAAACCGTATACCCGGGGTCACGGTTTCTCAAATTcggccgggaacccaaaaaacacGGGTtatatagcccacgaaaacggccgaaacggTAATTTTTCTAACTCGGGCCAAAACTGCCCAAAACCGTATACCCGAGGTGACGGTATCTCAAATTCGTCCGGAAACACAAAAAACATGGGCCACGAAAACGGTTgaaacggtgatttttttgACCCAGGCCGAATTTAACCGAAACCGTGTACAaggggtcacggtatctcaaaatcggtcgggaacccaaaaaaggtGGGCTATAGCGTacgaaaacggccgaaacggAGATTTTTCTGACCTGGGCCAAAACTACCCAAAACCGTGTATCCAGGGTCATGGTATCTCAAATTCGGCCGAAACCCAAAAACGTgagctatagcccacgaaaatgTCTTAAACTATGATTTTTCTGACCCGGGCCAAAACTGGCCAAAACCGTGTACCCcgggtcacggtatctcaacaTCGgtcgggaacccaaaaaacgtgggttataacccacgaaaacggccgaaacTATGATTTTTCTAACCCGGGGCGAAACTGACCAAAACCGTATACCCGGGGTCACGGTTTCTCAAATTCGGCCGGGAACTCTAGAAACACAGgttatagcccacgaaaacggccgaaacggtgatttttctgacccGGGCCGAAATTGGCAtaaaccgtgtacccggggtcacgctatctcaaaattgtccgggaacccaaaaaaaatgggcaatagcccacgaaaacggccgaaacggAGATTTTTGTGACCCGGGCCGAATTTAACCGAAACCATGTACAACGGGTCACGGAATCTCAAGATCGCCTGggaaacccaaaaaacgtgggctatagcccacgaaaacggctgaaacggtgatttttctgacccGTGCCGAAACTGCCCGAGACCATGTATCCTGAATCACGGTATCTCAACATCGGctgggaacccaaaaaacgtgggctatagcccacgaaaacttCTGAaatggtgatttttctgacccGTTCCGAAACTTCCCGAAACTGTGTACCCCgagtcacggtatctcaacaTCGGctgggaacccaaaaaacgtgggctatagcccacgaaaacggccaaaactgTGATTTTTCTGACCCGGCCGAAACTGCCTAAAAGCGTGTATCCGGGGTAATGGTATCTCAAAATCAGTAGGGAACCCAAAAATCGTgtgctatagcccacgaaaacggccgaaacggTGATTTATCTAACCCATGccgaaactgcccgaaaccgtgtatCCGGGGTAATGGTATCTCAAAATCAGTAGGGAACCCCAAAAACGTGAgttatagcccacgaaaacggccaaaacggtgatttttctgacccGGCTGAAACTGTCTTAAATCGTGCACCCGAGGTCAAAACTCGGCCGGGAACCCAATTGAGACCTAGATATTGATAAGTCATATTTATGTCCACTGTTATTCAAGATTCAAATTTTTCCAATTGAGACCTACATGGTGTCAACT contains:
- the LOC106865586 gene encoding uncharacterized protein LOC106865586, with the protein product MAALVGRRLGGSVLQPTQATTRLLFFPGLIHSQIHIMDDSPASQIQQKKDELYDLLDKQKRLTCQNGRLMHNLSVQINPRPDDLRWHGFRIRKRLDYVVDAVMHSTIFILLFGAWLSWNEESSAEDGKEEALGVKNTQEQGRR